The Macadamia integrifolia cultivar HAES 741 unplaced genomic scaffold, SCU_Mint_v3 scaffold115, whole genome shotgun sequence DNA window AATGATGCATATGTCTTCAAGCTTCGTAAGAAGATACATGATCTCAAATAGGGAGAATTAACTCTGTCACAATACTACTTTGAGCTAAGGTAATTGTGGCAAGAATTGGATTTCTATGAGTTTCAGCCTACTACACCTGGTGATGTTGTCAAATTCCAGAAGAGGGAAGACAAGATTTGAGTCTGACTTCCTAGCAGTCGTATGCTATAATTCACCTTGAAGATAGCCGTCGGATCACTATGCTCCCAAAGTCGAGCCCTACAACAAAGAGATCAGCTCGTCTCCGGCACTCAGGTTCCTAGTGACACACCACGGTCTGGTGGTTCCTTTACCAAAACCCCTGTGAAATGCAACTATTGTGATAAGGAATGTCATACCAAAGAACACTGTTGGAAACTTCGTGGGTGCCCTGCTAATGCTTCTGGTAAGGGTCATGATAAGGGACGTGGCGACTCAAACCAAGGCAACCACACCGATGCATCTGACTCAGCATCACCTGCTTCCCTTTCTTCGAAAGAACTACTTGCATTCCAGCATCTTCTAACCAGGATGAAGTCTCCTTAACTTGCATATGTTACTACTGCTTCCACTATGGCCCCTGACCCTTCCAGTTCAGGTATTCCTTTTTACAGTCACAGTGCCTTGACTTCTCCTATTGGATCATTGACTCCGGGGCGTAAGATCATATGACAGGttctcttttacttttctcCCAGTATGCTCCCTGCTCTGGTAAAGGCAAGGTTCGTTTAGCAAATGGAACCCATTCATCTATCTTTGGAAAGGGTTCTGTTTGTTGCTCTCCTATTTGACCACTTTCTTCAGTTTTACTTGTTCCCTCTTTTCCCACGAACTTGCTACCATTAGTAGCACTACCTCCAATCTCCATtgcaaaatcacattttttcctgatcattgtgtttttcaggaacTGGTGATAAAGACAACGATTGGCTCTGGTAGAGTACATAGTGGTTTGTACCTATTGGATGAAGGAGCTTCCTCAATCTATGGTCAGGCTCCTCAAACTTCCTCACCATCTCCTTCTGAACTACTACATTCGCATTGGCATTTGGGACATCCCCCTTTAGGAACTCTAGCTAAGAGtttcccatttttttaatttgtaattCAAGTCATTTcttttgtgaggcatgtgttttaGCCAAGAAAACTCAGATAATCTATTCTATTTCCGGTATGAGAAGTGCCACTTTATTTTCCTTGGCGCATTTTGATATATGGGGTCCTTCCCGTATTATGTCTGTTAATAGCTATCAATGGTTTGtaacttttattgattgtccTCCACAAACTACATGGGTCTATTTGATGAGCCATAAGGGAGAGGTCTTCCAGTGTTTTTAATTTCCACTACATGTTACAAACTCAGTATGGGTCATAGGGCCACCATTAAAGTTCTTTAGAGTGACAATGGTCATGAATATTTTGCGGGCTCCTTCCAAACATACCTTGCCTCTCATGggtaaggattaaagtatcaatatcgatcgccgtatcggtcggccaaaattaagatacttatcggagggtatcgtatcgtatcagagatacactaagatacactaaaaatacgcacataaatggataggaaacatttttttatatacttttgcataaaaaatagttaaaaaaaactatatataacatgtattatgcataaacaataAATTAAGAGTATCGcaataagaatccaaggtttgtagttgtcccataaatgtaaaatccttgttcccaaccttgatttccactttagttagagagaaaaatggttggcagcaactttggaacaaaaacacctcaaaaaattgtgtttttctaaaaaattacccatcttggccattttatgaccgtatcggtacgtatcgatgtgtatcggtcgatatataccgatacacaccgatacgtaccaatacatatcgaaacatacatttcactttgattttgaattttccatagagtatcgtaCATATCAGTGcgtatcatagtttttaaggcggtaaggcgacggaagCGTTTGAGGGTCATTCAGAgcaccttagcgataaggcgggcataaagcgtcgccttatcaactaaagcgttcctatgtaatttttttataaaaccaatctgtttggctcaaatcctagttgaatcctattactcatatgttaaataaatattaaaggttcatattcatactaatgaaaacaaatcaataaagtgaataaactaagttcatcttcatcaatcatcaatcatcaatcatcaatcattaatcatcataacatactaacatataatataaatacataattatgaaacaaaattataaatataaagaaaagaagacataaaatatacaagtatttactatacttacctctatgatgccaaaatgagtgcctaagtcctaaggtcatccactatatttttactcccgtcaaagaagaatgaagctcaccgctgccggagcaaaatggtggcctggatcaatggttcttccttgttccttgattccttctcaaaaccctttcttaaaacccttgacaaaatccaaaccctgtttgtgaatcgtgtttttgttttgtttgttttggttatttttgatggagtaaagctaatcccatacatctcaagtgttaacaaaactatacacataccaataaaaaatctatatttggaatcttcatcaagtaattttaaaatgtgtttaaaaaaaaaaaaaaaaacccataaggtgccacttcacataaggcggagcactgccttaccatccctagaccgcatcagcgccaaggcgctggtaaggccgccttaccagcgccttaaaaactatggtgcgtatcggtgtgtatcgtatcgtatcggtggtgtattggtgcgtatcggtatgtatcgtaagatacgtatcgatacaaaagggttttaaaaatttcatgtatcgtatcggtccgtatcgtatcggtaagggccaatacggtaccgatactttaaaccctgctCATGGGATGGTCCATCAAACTAGTTATGATGCCACCCCTGCTTAAATGGTGTTTCTGAACAGAAATATCTGCACCTGTGTGAAGTAGAAAGGTCCCTTATGCTCGAGATACATGTTCCCCCTCAATATTGGAGTGATGCGATCCGCAcagttgcttttttttttttattaaccagATGCCCTCTTGGGTACTTTGATTCCGCTGTCCATTGGATCTCCTTTAGGGTTCTATGACCTTTCCTGTTCCTTCAAAGTTCTTCGGGTGTGCATGTTATGCTCGTGATCTTCATCCTCATAGGAAGTTCGAACCTGTGGTCTTCAGTGTATATTTCTAAGCTATTCTGCTTCTCAAAAGGGATATTTCTAAGCTATTCTGCTTCTCAAAAGGGCTATCGTTTCTACCATCCTGGGGGAGCCTTCTTCCACATTTGAAACATTGGAAGATGTGTCGCCTCCTATAGCTGGTCCTCTTAGTCCCCTTGTTGCTACTCCACCCATTGCTACAGTTCCTATCTTGCCAGACTCTTCAGATTCCCCAGTTGAGGGGGAGACTATTCCAGAGGCACGAGTTTATGTTTGAAGGCAGGGCAAGACTACCACTACCTCTACCACTACTCTACCATGCCAATTGTCGGCCTCTGACACAAATCTTCCTCCTCTGGAAACTGGTAACCTTCTTCCCTCCTCTGGTGTTGATATCCTTGATACCAATATTTCTGGTTTTGATCTACCCACTGCTGTCCACAAGGGTATTCGATCATGTACTTTGCATCCCATTGCTAAGTTTGTGtcttatgactcactttctccTGTTCTAGGCGATACTACTAGTTTCAGAAGGTCTCACCGAATCATCAGCCATAGTCGATTAGCTTTGAGGCCCCGGTCATAGGTTCCTTCCCCTTGGGCGAAATAACTCCCCAAGCCAGCTCCAAAGCCCCTCTCCAACCTGAGATTGAAGCCAAGTTTCAGGCCTGAACTAAAGGTTACTGCCAAGCCTTGTTTCGGAAATTTATTACCTGATTTCAGGTAGCAGATTTGGATGTTTGTTGCGTTGGTTTAACAAGTTATGGGTAAGGAATGGTTCCCCAAAACTTCAGCTCGAATTGATCTTGCATGAGGGAGTATTGTTGCTCGAACTCCTCTTCCTCCGGTTCCACCGCTTGTAACCCTTCCCAAGGTTGAAGACGACCCATGTTCTTCTCCTTATTCTAATTAATTAATGCATTTACCCCCACCATTCAGATTCCCTTTCTTTCCTTCGTATTTACACCTTGCCATTGAGTTTTGTCAATTCCAAGATTACCCCTAGCCCATCATGGTTATTGACTGTTTCTTAATTGGGTTGAATTGCATTATTTACAAGTTCGCCATTATTGTTGGAAGCTTGTCTTAATTACGAATCTGCCATTAATTGTTGCAATTGAACTATTGACTATCTgaatgggcccataagcgatccgattcccgTTTTGGGACTTAGATacacatcaagtggtatcagagtcaaaATCCTTTACTCCTATGGAGTATCCTCCCGAATTTATTACTCTTCTGGAGAGGCTTAAACAGAAATTTGATGATGGATTGAAGGAATTTCGAGAAATTCGATCAGAATCTCAGGAACTTCAATCAGAACTCATATCAGATTTTTGAGAGCTTACCAATAGTACCAAACGTTTATGTGATAAGGTGTGCAACATGACCGAGGACGGGTTAGTGATGGAAGAGCCGGTTGACACTAGacgtgatgatgaagatgaactgtATGGTCCGATCAAGGTTGCATCTGAAGAACTAATCGATGGTCCGATCAAGGTTGTGAAACCCTGCCATCATATTCCAATCAAAGTCATATCATTTGTTGACGACCATCAAGAGATCGTGACCGTTGACCGTGAGATGTGCTGGATCTTTGCCCCATCAAAGCCGATGATAGTGGATGTTGATCGAGTGGTGATCATCTCCTTCTATAAAACTCATGGataagtttttctcaacattgggagagttgatgcaagATTAaggctgaaccgggttgacccgtTCGGCAATCTCGACCGAGATGAATTGGGTCCGGTTGGATCTTTGGGAtcaatattttaggatttatcTTATTTAGAAAAAGCCTAAGTTATTTTAATTGGGAAGATATGTAACCTCTTATTTGGGGTTATTTTGGGGGTAGCTATCAAACTAGTAaaaatttccaattttagtttcattttgtttctattCTATTACTCTAGGATTTAGGAAGTAGTTAGGAGTTGCTATTTCAGTTTcagattttaattaggcaagttttgatttcagtttattatataaaggcatgtaagccAATTTGTTAGACAGATTTAGGAATGGATTGAATTGAGTTGTTTAGTGCCGGATGGTTACTTGCAACGTCATGTGGccatcctctcccccccccccttgtgcgaactctctttctctctctttctttgtgtTAATTTCTGCCATTACCGAACAAGCAAATCTGAGAGAGATTCGACCAATCTCCCTTATTCTTAACCCTCTTTACCTAAGATTTTGGATGAAGAATGTTTCACCTGGGCAAACGGACTAAGGGTTTTGGTGGCTGAAATCCCTCATCAAGAATACCAACCTTTACATCTGAGGGTTTTGGTGGCTAAAATCCCTTTAATCGAGAATACAACCTTTCTCTCAAAATACCCACTCCTTCCTTCTTATTTACAGTTTGCCATTTAGTTATTTCCCCTTCCTAATTTACCTTTTAGACTATCATATCACCATCGTTGGGTTATCTTGAGAAGttctaaaaaattacaattcaGCCACTCCTTGGAAACTTAGTTTGATTACAAGTCTGTCACTCTTTATAAGTTTCTATCTATTTATAGAATTGCCACCTTTATTGGAAACTTGAGTTTATTTACAATGGTGCCATTCCATTTAATTACAAGAGGGCCATTATCTCTTCTATTTGGATCTTAATTATTTAAGTGGGCACATAAGCGATCCGAGTCCgattttggaacccggatctgcATCAAAGAGGGTCCTTAGCAGCTTTTGGCCTGCTAGATGGCATGCTCTTCCAATTAGTAGagagtggatttggattgatatgacttttggtgGATCCACTATTTCTGATATAGTAAGGAAACTTGCCTtctgtgccaccatcaaccacatctGGTTGGAGAGAAATCTTCATAGATGGACGTCCAACTCTAGAATCATGACTCAATTTGGaacatagttattaaggcatcGCCAAGGTGCTAGTAAGGCAAcgccaaggcgctagtaaggcaATGCCAAGGGGCTGAGGCGGTTCAAAGGGTCTAAGGCAGTAAGGTGCCTTAGAGACAACACATAAAGCGGTCGCCTTATGTGGTAAGGCGTTATAGGGCGACACCTTATACGCCTTATGACACCTTTTACCCAAGGCAGTCGCCTTATGTGCATTTTAGAATTTATAATCTTTTTAAACTAATTTAGATAGATTCCAAATATCAATTTGTAATTGGCAGGTGTTATGGCCTTAAACTAATTTAAACTAAtctgttctttttctcttcttctgttcttcactcTCCTTTAACCTACAGTGATAGCTCTGtacatttcttcttcattttcttctgtcaTTCTTGTGATTCTGTTTTTAATTCAATCTTCTGTTTTTGTTTGATTCTTAATAttagtgaagagtgaagacctAAGGCTAGTGTTAAGAGCCAATTACTGCATAAATATGATGCTATTGATTtaaagaaaatcttgttttcTGTATAAATATAAGgctaatgattttttattttttttttaaatatattacTATCTACCATGTTCTTTGGAAAACCAGATTGGATAACTATGCTTATAGCCTCATATGCAGCTCTTTATTACTGCCTAGTGCCTTCCATTTATTTGGAAAACCAGATTAGCTTATGTATTATTCcattggtatgaagtatgaacctttaatctttatttagcatatgagtagtaggattcaactaggatttgagtcaaatagaatgattgtataaaaaaaaacacaggaacgctttattCAATAAGGTGACGCCTTATGCCCGCCCTATCTCCAAagtgctccgaaagaccctcaaatgcctcggTCACCTCACCGCCTTAATAACcttgatttggaaagccatctactttgatgttagctctaAGCTTGTTTTCTCCATCACTTAATGTTagagattccccaaggaacagactCATTGTTTCCTGGGGTCTTCCTTCCTCTTTGTTGTtgtcctcctcccctcccccttgatGGTGTTGTGGCCTCTTTTGGATAGtgtttgtatttttcttttgacttcaagttagcccccccccccttgctCCCCCTTtatatattctttcttctttctttttaatgcattttttatcaatccaaaaaaaaaagcataggtggctgcacaccacaAGATAGGGAAAAACCCTAGCAAGCACTCAAAACAAAGATGAAAACAACAGGTACTGAAATcaatgctctgataccatgtgatAGTATTAGAACTTGATATCAGTACCTATACATgtaagaaaggaagaggaaaagtAGGAGAAGAGAACGGAGGGAACAACACCTCACGATTAGAGAGAACTGAAATACTCTCTGATCGTGTGTAGGGAAACctttttataataatagaaTGTAAAATTTACAATGAAGGACAAAAGACATAAACTTATGTGTTGATTACACAGAAGGACAAAAATATAAACTTATGGACAAAAACACCCCTGCTGAAACCATAAACACTTAACACGTGGGAAGGCGGTGTTATAATTTCTACTTCAACAATGGACATGGTACATAGGAATTAGTACTTGGTAAAAATTAGCACATGCATATGCAGCCATACTAGATCAGAAAAGAATTTGTATCATTTCCATAATCAGAAGGATATAAATTTGCAACTGAGTAAACTTACCTCTGAGAAAATCTCTTCCCAGTTTTCTTGGCCAATCCAGGCAAGATGCACAACCATGTATTATATCCCCACAATCAGCATTGTGTGTGTAATGGCTGGTTAGGTTAATTTTCTATCACTAGTCATAAATTTTATGAATGACATGATAAAGAGAGAAATTACCCATTTAGGGTTGGCACAGTGACATGCACGTCTTGCATGCAGTCACTGAGATCGATGAACTCAGAAGATTGAGAAGTAATGACCCCACCAACTGGTGATTTTTCGTCCACCAGATGATCTTTCCTGGCACATGGCAAGAGGCCCTTGTTTGTTCCATCAACGGGAAATACTGACAAGAAGAACTTCTGAATTTCTTTTAGTTCTGTTGCTACCAAATTTTGCTCTGTCTGTATCACCATCTGCACGAGAGATGGAAagaaattttacactcttacagaAGAAGGTGATGCCATGTGAAGGAACACAATCAAAAtccataaaaatatgaaaaccgTTAACAAGAAATAACCTTTGGAGGATCCTGTTGAAGATTTACAAAGAGAATTTTTGTCTCCGAGTTTAGGCTCGACTCTACATATTCAGCAAGTCCTCTAACATGTATCAAATAAATCATATCTTCTATAACCATTACTCTCAAAGGCTGCAAAAACAACGATTCCTGAAAGCCAAACAATATACTTAAGCAAGATGGTTAAAACACATAATTAATACAACCCAAATAACAGGAAACTCTCCCCCTACTGCACTACATAATTGATAAGTTTAGGAACAACAAAATCATTAAAAGGTCACTGTCAATAAGAGAGAATCTAACACCAACACTGGCAAGTTGCATCATGGTCTATGTAGTATGCATGCCAACCAACAAGATGTCAACTGTCAGTTATATTAGAATCTGGCCAGTTATGACCATAGTTGACAAGTTCAAATTCGGAAATAATTCGGACTACTTTTTGTCAATTTAATAATTcggtgcaacggtaaggttgctccattgcgaagcggagggggggagggggtgtaaGGCTGCATAtgttatgaccctccccaaaccccaTAGAGCCGGGAGCCTCACGCAGTGTACGCCCCTTTTCAATTTAAGAATTCAGTCAAAAGTATAAAGGTGGACTATAAAATAATTTGGATTAATTCAGGAATTATTTGTTTACCTGTAAAAAATTCTGATATTcaattttaataattattttacttattttcatATTAACTTTCATCTATTACATTTCAACacgttgggataaggttgagttgttgtaCCATATTGCAATAACATAGAAATGATAAACGTAAATTTAAATATAATTAGTACACATGGTAGttccaaggttttaaaactcgatcTTGCTAGCCATCtcgctatcccaaaaaaaaaagatctagcGAGATCCCGCCGAAACCTTGTATTTTTCGGGCGGTCGACTCGCTGGTAGATCTCGGTGGGCATATGACCTTTGTAGACCCTGAAACtgtgtatttaccctattttagccattctaaacacaatggaaacatcagatttgcaaaaaacaaagtcaaaatggtactttgacaatgtaccctatgtaagtatgCAGCGAGTCTTCAAACACTTCATCTAGTATGATATATTCATCAATCCACCTTTCACAATCACCATTTTGACACAACTTAATCATTAGACTATATAAAAGCCATAATTTCTAATTCCTATTGCTGATTGATGAATCACATACATTCAAGTAACAAGTAACAAGTAACAATATAACATAACAATTAACAAGTAACAACATAGCAAGTATACATAAAGCCAAAAAGTATATAACATCTCCATCCTAGAAACCAAGACTCCTAGTACTgaattttaaatcatatttttttattaataataaatcaaagttCATAATAAAGTATACTAGAGGGTAACTATTAACaccattttcatttcaaaatatacAAACAATATTTACACAACATTAGAGTAATTTTCCattgaaaatagaaatttttttcataattttttgatttttctgtagttattaattaatttattggcagaaaaaaaaaatggccaccATGAGGCTGTAGATCAGCCTTTGGTGtccaacatataaaaaaatgagtATCAAACATCTTACATAAATCacatttttccaatttttttttccaagaaaagAATTTATtgtaacagaaaaataaaaaaattaatttttcttccatgAATGTATAGATCACCCTTAGTATAATGACATATAAAAAAACCAATGGTaagaaacaagatttgatgatgttACTTTGAAAAATATGGGTTTGAGAAGAAGTTTTTACCTAGTGTTCTTGAGGGGAAAAGCCACCACCAATCTTAGATATCTTGGCTTCAATGCAACTTAGAGTGAAGATCCCAGCCAAAGAATAGATGTCCCACagtttttttgttgattttctctcaaaaatgggAGCTAGAGGAAAAAAAGGTGAAACCAGCGAGAAATCTTGCCAGGTTGAGTTGAAACATGGCCTATTAAAGCCATGTTTGGCCCAAAAATGGACCGAGATGAACCGAAATGGTTCGAGACAAGTTATTGGACCGCGATCTCGGTGAGATCTCGAAATCTCACTCGAGATATTGCAGGTTTTCTACCTCGCATGTGTGCACAACTCACCTTTCCAGAAAAATGAGATCTCaccgagttcttgaaccatgtgCAGTTCATTTGAGACTAAGGTAATTGCAAGTGGTTTACCCACATATAAGAATTAATAATAATACTCAGTTCACTTCAATATGTGTAGATAATGTAAGGTTAGGTTACTACAACCCTATCCCAAAGTAGGATCAATAATCAACTTCAAATAGCACACTGATTTAGATACTGATATCAGTATGTGTAACCAGCCAATAACACCTTACAACGGTAGCCCATAACCCTGCGTAAATAGGCACAACAGTAACACCCAAAATCACAATCGGCTACGCCCAGATTAGGGACAAACCCATAAAAACTGAATATGCACAGGACTCTAAAATTCTGTCAATAGTTGGGAGTTGAGACCCAAATTATAATCGAACATAGGTCTGATTAAGGTGAATAAACTTCCCAAACCAGTCAAATTAGTGGCCTGAAACAAAGTtaccttgattcttgattttaggGCAGAAAGCAGAATAGGAGAAATCTGATTGTGGCCTCAGAACAGGAACAATTGTTAAGTGCTGCTCTTGGGTTGAGGAATAAGTCCCCAAGAGATCAGGATGGGGAGGACGACCACAGTGAAGGTCTGGAAGAAACCTTGACTTCTAGAAATCCGCAGGTAGTATTCCTTCACAGATCAGCAGCAACGTATTGGCCTTCAAAAGGAAACTTCAATTGGAGAAGTAGCAGATCGGAAGTACTTTCAGTTGAGAATACaccaacaataacaacaacaacaactcaatcttatcccaactacatgggatcggctacatatggatccttgccctgCAATTCAGCTCTATTCAACATCATACTTGacacaaggcctaagctatacatgtcttcactcaccacttctcctaaggtcattttaggtatgCTCTTCTTAGCtatttta harbors:
- the LOC122062954 gene encoding uncharacterized protein LOC122062954 isoform X2, whose protein sequence is MSGMSTKSYYCCSLVMESLFLQPLRVMVIEDMIYLIHVRGLAEYVESSLNSETKILFVNLQQDPPKMVIQTEQNLVATELKEIQKFFLSVFPVDGTNKGLLPCARKDHLVDEKSPVGGVITSQSSEFIDLSDCMQDVHVTVPTLNGWLLGYPVVYLFDRDHIADATYNLSTKSLHLFKVSVCRNGISGEGSHLEELMSFSVPYDLSTEGKNESWAQDFRAQMLIRFEKCKQAWRYLQMDVSECYPQAIVL